The genomic interval GTCCTGCCTCTGAAGGGGTCTGATTCTACACATAAATCTGCTCACTCTTGGCTGATacaggcagaggaaggaatCATTAGTCCAGCGGCCAGCAAGGCAAAGGGTGGCATTTGTATTATGATACTCAGAGTTGGTGTGGCTGATTTGAGAAGCAACATCACACCAGGCTTGCAAAACAGCCAGATGCATTGgctttttgcagaaaaatttcaatttcaatCAATGTACATATTAGAAAGTGTTATAGATGAAAACCACCTTTCACTGGTAGAAAGCAGACACTGTTTAATATCAAATGCACTTGCCATCTGATTTTGCTAAAAACCCACCCCTAgacaataaaaaaccccaacaaatccCAAATAAAATCTATAATACAAACCAACATTCATGTCAATGTCAAATGGTAACTATCTtaacaaacataaaatgaagTTCTTAATGCAGGTGTCCTCAGAAGTGAGTGAAAGTCGTGCGTCCACATATAGAGTCCACTCCCAATCTGGGGATGCTCAGTTAAGACTGCTGCTCTTTGAAATGCAAGTCCCACTTTTTAAAAGGACAGCTCCACACATGCATGCACATGGGCACACagagatacacacacacacacatgacCTCCTCTCTCTTAGCAAGAGCTGCATGCTGGGTGACTGTTAATGCCTTCTGTGCATTTTTgatctgttttctttgtaaCGATGAGgttaaaatgtctttatttctcaggactgtgtttttcaaacaaaaaggGGAATGACCAAGGAACTACattacaaagacaaaaaaaaatgcactcgTATCTCAGGTGTATGATTATTCCCAGTCATCTTCAAGGATGATGTTATTTACATTTGTGACTCAGCAGAATCCACAGGAAGTTATCctttctctgtgctgggttTTCTCAATAAACCCCACGAGCCTGCTCTTTGCTTCCACAGACCATTTTCTCTTTAAGGCACTGCATGTGGATGTTGTCTTCAGACAGAAGCGCAATCCTCCTTCACTGGACTgtgcatttctctctctccctggaCTGACCTTCCCTGAGCACTTTTGATTTGATGTACTTCAGGTCACTGTTGACGCTTGGCCGCCGAGCGAAGGGAGAGATCATGCCGTAGGCGTCCATGTCCTTGACTCGGCGCATCCGGAAGGATTTCTGTTGGAAAGGGTCACCATACTGGATGGAGATTTTCCTGTGCAGGGAAGGGCTCATCTCATGAGGTAGCTTGGCCATGCTGAAGAGGACATAGAACATCTCATCCACATTGGTGTTCTTCTTGGCTGACACTTCGAAGTAAGCGCAGTTTTCATCGCTGGAGACAAGATTCTCACCTTCATCAGTGCGTACCTTGCGGAAGATTTCACTGTGGTCATTTTTGTTGCCACAGATCACCATGGGGAGGTCAGCTGATTCCTTGGTCTTGTTCTTCAGGCAGGATTTGACCTCAAGGATCTGTTTCTGGAGTCGCTTGACCTCATCAAACGATTCTCTGttgtccaggctgaacaccaGGATGAAAACATCccctgcaattaaaaaaaaagatgctgtaAAAGCTTGTCAGTCACAGCCAGTTTCAGAggagcaatttttaaaaaagcaattcttttattttcctccttcccatattttttgtttggtccTTTAGCACATATTCACTCAGCTGTACTTTAGTTCTTCTGATTCAACTCCCCACATCTTTCTGTAGTGCTGTGGAAAAGGCTTTTGGCTATGATGTTACTCCAGTCATATCCAGTTGCATTCCTAGTTTGCACTGGGCTTGCAAGTTACTGCCTGTTTTTATCTCTTACACAAAGATGTTTCtatctcagctctgctgcatttctcttctttttatttcctttcatttgtaTCTCTGTGTAAAACACATCCTGTTCTGACAGCAGAAAGAGTGAAGAGCTGGTAGCCACTCAGCCTTAACCCTTTGATTGCACAATACACAAAGCAACACCTGAACTGAAGGTTTGCAGCTAATCAGTCCTGAACACCCAAGTCAGGAACGAGAGGTTTCTCAGCGCACTCTGCTGTCATTGCGTTTGCTCAAGAGAAGCAAACCATGAAAAAAACTTAATACATAAATGACACACATCCCCCGGTATTTCCTTTTGACATTTCCCGACTTACAATTCCTTTTGCAAGTAGAAAATAAGGCAAATCATCGCCTGTTGAATGACATTCATGTGGAACATGCTAAGAGAGCTTGCAGGGACAAAAGAGCTCACATCCCAGAAACTGGCTCTAGAATCCCACTGAATATGGATTGTAGCCTTGTCAGATGTGAATGTCATGTTGCCTTGGCCAGTTAGAAAGGTGGATAATGAATCCAGAAAGAAGGTTTGTTGTGAGCTGTGGCCAGTTATACATCTACTGTCACTTTAATAATTCAAGAATATATTTTAGCTCACAACAGGATTGGCTTGACAGTGAGAAGATGTAAAATGATCCCACcatttccccttcttttctctttaaatatatttgattaGATGCAGACtaaggagaaagggaaaagtaaaGCTACCCTTCTACTAGAATATTAAATCAAGGAAATCGGGCTAGAaattttaggaataaaaaatccttgggatttttttggttagaattccctttctgtgctttttatatttatttttcactgtataTGTCCCATAACAACATGCTTAATTTGccctttgctgctctttgtACCCACAGAATTGCTTTCAGCCATTTATTTGTGACATCAATAAAACTACaaagcaggaggggaaggagatgGATAAGGGAGAATCTCAATTTCAGACCTTCACCCACTGGATTTCTCCATTGTGGCTAATGCATTCATTATAGTTCTGGGAACATGCCAGGAAATACGTCTCTATAGAAATGCATCTTGCAGCAAATCAAGCAGTCCCTTTAGCCCTCTCCCAAAAAACACTCGTCTCCAGGCTACACTTTTCAAGCTAATGTCTATCCTTATGCCCTTCCCCCCGATTTTCTCACCCGTCAGGATGGAGAGCCTCCTCATGGCAGGGAAGGGGTGATTCCCAGAGGTGTCCAGGATGTCCAGCTGGTACATGTCTCCCCGTATGTTGTAGACCTTGCGGTGGAAATCCTCGATGGTGGGGGTGTACTGGTCCTCGAAGCGGCCGTTGAGGAAGCGCGAGACGATGGAGCTCTTCCCCACCCGGGAggctcccagcaccaccatgCGGTACGAGTTCTTGGCCGGCACGTTCAGGTTGCAGTTGCCACCAGACATGGTCTTCATCATTGCTTGGTCCTGAAAGAGGAAATAGCAGAGTTGGAGGAGGAAAGATCAGAAACCAGATGGTGGTTAAAATAAGGCAGCTCCTCACCACAAGCTTGCCAAAGAACACTCTGGAGCATagtcctgcagagcagagcaatcaGTGGTCCAGGCAGAaattttttcactggaaatgcACAAACTTTTTCAGTCTCATTTTCAGGGAgtgtggttttttaaatttgttttggttttattgttgttgttctttcctttcttttaaaccAATATAAAAATGAAGGCATTTACACTGAAAATAACATGTTTTTGAATTGTAATTTGCTGTTACATTTAAACATTAAGGGCTGAATTTATCAGCTGCGCTTCAACTGAAGACACCAGGTTCCTTCCCACCATCTGCATCACTTACACATTACCAGATTTTTCAGTAGAACTTGGTTCTCATTTAGATACATAAACACAGAGGTCAGATTCCTCAATATATTacagccactgcagctgccaTTAGAACTGGATCGCTTCATTTGGTTGCCTAAATAGGAGCTGCACATAGCACTCATTTTCTGAGATCAGCCAGAAGTCAGACAGAAACAAGAATCATGCTTCACATCAGTGCAAGCTAGACATCTCAGTAACTTTAAATAGCTGGTCTCATGCAATATTTATTGCTGATGCAGGGAGCGTGAGCCACAAAATAGCACTGGCTGGTGATAAATTCAAAGATCTGTGCCTCCAGTGACCTCTTAGAAACCAGATTTTAGTTCTCTGTTTGGACTGATAGTGTGGGAACTCCCTATAAGCAGATGGTCATTGTTGCAGCAGGATGGCTGTCAATGGGTGGAACTGCAGAAACACTGGTTTTTTTAGAAGCTCCAGTCTTTATACATACAGGTGTTGAGGGTGCCACTGGCTTTGCTAAGtaccagcagaagaaaagatgaaggACAGCCATATTGAATAACTATTAGAGAAGATTTCCAGCCCAGGACATCTAAAACGTGTCTAGAGACCCTGGAGATTGCATTTTGACATAGCACTCAGATGGAGGAAACTTtggtaggaaagaaaaagtgctgCTCAAACCTTCAAATGAACTaagtgctgaaagaaaaatacagcctCTGTATAGGGAAAACTGACTGTTACAGCAAAGGAGGCCCACTTTGGACAGAGTTTATTTTGGTTACTAGGTTCTTATTAAAGAATAATCAAGTTCCTACTGTGCCATTTATTTAACTTAGGTGttgtttatttaatattataatGCAAGTACTTTATGTACACTGAAAGATCATTTCTG from Ficedula albicollis isolate OC2 chromosome 1A, FicAlb1.5, whole genome shotgun sequence carries:
- the RASD2 gene encoding GTP-binding protein Rhes; protein product: MMKTMSGGNCNLNVPAKNSYRMVVLGASRVGKSSIVSRFLNGRFEDQYTPTIEDFHRKVYNIRGDMYQLDILDTSGNHPFPAMRRLSILTGDVFILVFSLDNRESFDEVKRLQKQILEVKSCLKNKTKESADLPMVICGNKNDHSEIFRKVRTDEGENLVSSDENCAYFEVSAKKNTNVDEMFYVLFSMAKLPHEMSPSLHRKISIQYGDPFQQKSFRMRRVKDMDAYGMISPFARRPSVNSDLKYIKSKVLREGQSREREKCTVQ